One window of Pleurodeles waltl isolate 20211129_DDA chromosome 3_1, aPleWal1.hap1.20221129, whole genome shotgun sequence genomic DNA carries:
- the HOXD13 gene encoding homeobox protein Hox-D13, producing MDGLRADCTSSSGQARGFLSSPAVFGPPSGRATSGFAFSGPERTSTAARSDSSKEGSTGASALGYGYHFGNGYYSCRMSHGVGVQPSSLKPSPHGTFPVEKYMDVPTLGSGGSAQGSEGPSRAKEVSYFPGYHGPYQHMPGYIDVVSGFGPPEPRHEAYISMEGYQSWTLANGWSSGVYCAKEQPQGAHFWKSSFTGDVALGQQDLCVYRRGRKKRVPYTKVQLKELEGEYALSKFINKDKRRRISASTSLSERQVTIWFQNRRVKDKKIISKLKESLS from the exons ATGGACGGGCTCCGAGCGGACTGCACCTCTTCCAGCGGCCAGGCCCGGGGCTTCCTCTCCTCTCCTGCAGTCTTCGGGCCCCCCTCCGGCCGAGCAACATCTGGCTTTGCCTTCTCGGGTCCGGAGAGAACGTCCACCGCTGCCCGCTCAGACTCCAGCAAAGAAGGCTCCACCGGGGCCAGCGCCCTCGGCTATGGCTACCACTTCGGAAACGGCTACTACAGCTGCCGCATGTCACACGGGGTGGGTGTCCAGCCAAGCTCCCTGAAGCCATCGCCACATGGCACCTTCCCGGTGGAGAAGTACATGGACGTGCCCACCTTGGGCAGCGGGGGCAGCGCGCAAGGTAGCGAGGGGCCCTCGCGGGCCAAGGAGGTCTCCTACTTCCCGGGGTACCACGGACCCTACCAGCACATGCCCGGGTACATCGACGTGGTGTCCGGTTTTGGGCCGCCCGAGCCCAGACACGAAGCCTACATCTCCATGGAGGGCTACCAGTCGTGGACGCTGGCGAACGGATGGAGCAGCGGGGTGTATTGCGCCAAGGAGCAGCCTCAGGGCGCACACTTCTGGAAGTCCTCTTTCACAG GGGACGTGGCTCTGGGTCAGCAGGACCTGTGCGTGTACCGGCGCGGGCGCAAGAAGAGGGTGCCCTACACCAAGGTGCAGCTGAAGGAGCTGGAGGGCGAGTACGCGCTCAGCAAGTTCATCAACAAGGACAAGCGGCGCCGCATCTCGGCCTCCACCAGCCTGTCCGAGCGCCAGGTCACCATCTGGTTCCAGAACAGGCGCGTCAAGGACAAAAAGATCATCTCCAAGCTAAAGGAGAGCCTGTCTTAG